The segment CTGGTATTTCATCACGATCAGGCGAGTCGGTTCTTGACTACCGCGTCCAACAGAAAGCAGTGAACCAGCACCCAGCGCTTCTAGCGCCTCTTCATCTAAAATTTCAACCTCAAGGGCGCCTTGGGATTCGCGGCCCAGCTGTTCGGCTTGTTCGGCTAAATAGCGCGGTGTACAGACATTGCCTGGCAAGTTACCTAGGGTGCGAGTGACGTTGATACCCTGGCCAATGGCGGTACCCAGCGCTGCTCCTTGTTTGGCCATGGGGGCTTCGTCGGCATCGCTGACGATGAGGTTCAGCTTGGCCAGGCTGGGGGCTTTTGCGGGTGATGTTTTGAACTGGTCAAAGCGGTAAATGGCGCGCTCAGCCGCTTCGAGGGTTTTACGGGCTTTCCAAGCAGTATCGCGATCTTCTAGAGGAACGTCTGTAAAGGTAGCGCTAGCTTCATCAATGGGCAGCTTGGTCAACGCTGCCATGGCGGCGTCTAGGGCTTTAATAAACGCTGCTTCCTGACATTTTGCGCGTTCGCCCAGGCCAACGAGCAATAAACGTTCAGCGCCCAGGCCCGGCGCAAAGGGGACAAGTTGAACGTTGCCCAGCGTGGCATCAAAGTCGCCACGGTCAAGCAACTGGCCAATTAGCCGCTCGCTCGCGTCATCTAATTTGGCGACGGCGGGCAATAAGTCGCTACCTTTAAAGACAGGCAAAACGAGGCAAGCCGTTTCGGCTTTGGCTGGGTTCGCGGTCTGAACGGAAAATTCCATGACGTCTCCAACAAGACAAGCATCGAGTGATTCGGGATAATGCCCCGTTACTTAGGTTTCTGATAACAGGTTTCTGATAACAGGCTTTTTTGATAACAGTTTGATTAGTGTACCCAAGCCATGGGCGCATTGCATTGCAACCTGCGCTACTAGCCGGAGAGTGCGTTGATTTTATTTCGGTACTTAACTCGCGAAGTATTACTGACGATGTCAGCGGTGGCTGGAATTTTGCTGCTGGTCATCATGGGCAGCCGTTTTATTCGCTATTTCTCTGATGCGGCAGAGGGCGATATTCCTGTCACTATCTTAGGCAGCCTCATGGTTTTTCACCTGCCTGGATTTATGGAGCTGATTCTACCGCTATCTTTTTTCCTGGGGATATTACTGGCCTATGGTCAGCTTTATATGAACAGCGAAATTACCGTAATGGTGGCTTGTGGTATGAGCCCTATGCGGCTGTTGCGAGTAACGCTGTTGCCTGCTTCAGTCGTGGCAGTGCTGGTGGGTTTTTGTAGTTTGTGGCTAACACCTGCGGGCGCGCTACAAACTGAGGCCGCGCTTGAAGAGCAGCGCAGCCGATTGGATGTGTCAGTACTGGCGCCAGGGCGTTTCCAAGATTTCGGTGGAGGGCGTACCGCTTACATCAGCGATTTCAGCAGTGATGGCACTGAAATGCAGGAGGTGCTGGTTCATGAGCAGCCCGTAGCTGGGGCGGAAAAGACTCATAGCTACGTGACCCGGGCAGGTTCTGGCTATCAAGAAACCAGCATGGAAACCGGCAGCCGTTTTCTAGTGCTGGAAGATGGCGAGCGCTATGGTGTAACGCCAGGTAAACAAGCTGCCGAACGGTTGACGTTCGAACGCTACACACTGCGTCTGGGCTTGAGCCGGAATCGACAAGAGCTGGATTCATTAGAGTACGCGACCACGGCTGAACTGTGGAGCGACCCTAGTCCTCGTGCCCAAGCGCAGTTTCAGTGGCGTGCGGGTTTGCCGCTTATGGTGTTTGTTTTGGCATTGCTAGCTCAGCCGCTTTCCAGAGTAAATCCTCGACAGGGACGGTTTGCCAAATTGCTGCCTGCCGTTTTTCTTTATGTCGCCTATTTAAGTCTGCTATTGGCCGCGGTGGATGCGATCGGCAACGGCGCGCTGGCAGTTGCGCTTGGGGTTTGGCCGGTACACGGGCTGT is part of the Halomonas sp. GT genome and harbors:
- the lptF gene encoding LPS export ABC transporter permease LptF translates to MILFRYLTREVLLTMSAVAGILLLVIMGSRFIRYFSDAAEGDIPVTILGSLMVFHLPGFMELILPLSFFLGILLAYGQLYMNSEITVMVACGMSPMRLLRVTLLPASVVAVLVGFCSLWLTPAGALQTEAALEEQRSRLDVSVLAPGRFQDFGGGRTAYISDFSSDGTEMQEVLVHEQPVAGAEKTHSYVTRAGSGYQETSMETGSRFLVLEDGERYGVTPGKQAAERLTFERYTLRLGLSRNRQELDSLEYATTAELWSDPSPRAQAQFQWRAGLPLMVFVLALLAQPLSRVNPRQGRFAKLLPAVFLYVAYLSLLLAAVDAIGNGALAVALGVWPVHGLFLALGCLLLWHSQRKGMR
- a CDS encoding leucyl aminopeptidase, coding for MEFSVQTANPAKAETACLVLPVFKGSDLLPAVAKLDDASERLIGQLLDRGDFDATLGNVQLVPFAPGLGAERLLLVGLGERAKCQEAAFIKALDAAMAALTKLPIDEASATFTDVPLEDRDTAWKARKTLEAAERAIYRFDQFKTSPAKAPSLAKLNLIVSDADEAPMAKQGAALGTAIGQGINVTRTLGNLPGNVCTPRYLAEQAEQLGRESQGALEVEILDEEALEALGAGSLLSVGRGSQEPTRLIVMKYQGAESPEEAPHVLVGKGITFDTGGISLKPGEGMDEMKFDMGGAASVFGTVKAVLAIKPKLNVVFIVAAAENMPDGAATKPGDIIKTLKGLTVEVLNTDAEGRLVLCDALTYAERFTPASVVDIATLTGAVIIGLGHHATGLLSNDDDLALDLLDAGEAAWDRAWHLPLWDEYQEQLDSNFADLANIGGRPAGTITAACFLSRFADHFPWAHLDIAGTAWHSGKQKGATGRPVGLLTQYLLDREADAQVENSDG